The Flavobacterium jumunjinense genome includes a region encoding these proteins:
- a CDS encoding DUF1361 domain-containing protein, with the protein MKIIINAYLSNKKTNGLLLLLSIYCGLLLLFRAKITQSIFYFFLVWNLFLAAVPYLVLTFAKQKIQLLENVKSRALLFIVWLLFLPNSFYILTDFVHLKKGNPELFWFDLVLLFSFASLGFLFGLLSLKEFKNCFSLFYSKTIITYSIPMICLLSGFGIYLGRFLRFNSWTIITNPFQLLIDSFQTLLSFKAILFSVLYGSLIYLTYQIKNHLNERA; encoded by the coding sequence ATGAAAATTATCATTAATGCTTACTTATCAAATAAGAAAACAAACGGTTTACTCCTACTTTTGTCTATCTATTGTGGTCTATTATTACTTTTTAGAGCAAAAATAACACAGTCAATCTTCTATTTCTTTCTAGTTTGGAATTTATTTTTAGCGGCTGTCCCTTATTTGGTGCTCACGTTTGCTAAACAAAAAATTCAACTCTTAGAAAATGTAAAATCGAGAGCACTACTCTTTATTGTTTGGCTATTATTTCTACCCAATTCGTTCTATATTTTAACCGATTTTGTACATCTAAAGAAAGGAAATCCAGAACTCTTTTGGTTCGATTTGGTTTTACTTTTCTCATTTGCAAGCCTTGGTTTTCTTTTTGGGTTACTTTCCTTAAAAGAATTCAAAAATTGTTTCTCACTTTTCTATTCTAAAACAATTATTACCTATTCCATTCCTATGATCTGCCTTTTAAGTGGTTTCGGAATCTATTTAGGTCGTTTCCTCCGTTTCAATAGTTGGACTATTATTACCAATCCGTTTCAATTACTAATAGATTCTTTTCAAACACTTCTTTCATTCAAGGCAATACTCTTTTCTGTTTTATATGGAAGTCTCATTTATCTTACCTATCAAATTAAGAATCATTTAAATGAACGAGCATAA
- a CDS encoding RNA polymerase sigma factor, giving the protein MSTDFYNIYIVPFSGIIIKLCRAYTNSQEDFEDYYQEVCLQIWRSRENFREESEWSTWVYRISLNVCLTLLKKKKNNVQHFVSDAIPDEEFEANSAFSDESLNLLYKAIRKLSEIDRAIIMLYLEEKPYKEIADIIGTNQNNIGVRVKRIKNRLKEILDGKIN; this is encoded by the coding sequence GTGAGTACTGACTTTTATAACATATATATAGTACCATTTTCCGGAATAATTATTAAGTTATGTCGGGCATATACGAATTCACAAGAGGATTTTGAAGATTATTATCAAGAGGTCTGTTTACAGATCTGGAGAAGTAGAGAAAATTTTCGTGAGGAATCAGAATGGAGTACGTGGGTTTATCGTATTTCTTTAAATGTCTGCTTGACTTTGCTTAAGAAAAAGAAAAATAACGTACAACATTTTGTTTCTGATGCAATTCCAGATGAAGAGTTTGAAGCAAATTCAGCTTTTTCAGATGAATCTTTAAATCTATTATACAAAGCCATCAGAAAACTATCTGAAATAGATCGGGCTATTATTATGTTGTATTTAGAAGAAAAACCATATAAAGAAATCGCAGATATTATAGGAACAAATCAAAATAATATTGGTGTTAGAGTTAAAAGAATTAAAAATAGATTAAAAGAAATACTAGATGGAAAAATCAATTGA
- a CDS encoding sensor histidine kinase gives MIKFLKKYKAFLFGLIFFRVVVLVLTHFDLIFIDNSEYLSNTLSFIFYWFLFSLPIYYLPFLKEHKTNSLKFFGLLVLLVLLVLVLINDANSKMIDNPITFIGIICIGLLFTSIVASKFFKKYALFILVFYVFSLSYFIYIRVYIDDINKYLQQEKEIKIILTIPFFILILGWFFQQWKWMKTLESKKTKAELALLKSQINPHFFFNTLNNLYGLTVEKSDEAPSVVLKLSDMMRYTIYMGKEDLVPLKDEVEYLNNYIELHKIRYHKSVDIQFTYSNIFNYEIAPLLYIIAVENAFKHGVEKSTERAFIHITISTENGIIHFEIKNNFEELYTKFNPGIGLSNLKQRLQLLYPKKHQLTIDSSGLVYKLTLKIDTL, from the coding sequence ATGATTAAATTCTTAAAAAAATATAAAGCTTTTCTATTTGGACTCATTTTCTTTAGGGTTGTTGTCCTTGTATTGACTCACTTTGACTTAATATTTATTGATAATTCAGAATATTTATCTAATACCTTAAGTTTTATCTTTTATTGGTTTTTATTCTCTTTGCCAATATATTACTTGCCTTTTTTGAAAGAACATAAAACCAATAGTCTTAAGTTTTTTGGTCTTTTAGTTCTTTTAGTTCTTTTAGTTCTTGTTTTAATCAATGATGCCAATTCAAAGATGATTGATAATCCAATTACTTTTATTGGAATTATTTGTATTGGTTTGCTTTTTACCTCAATTGTAGCATCAAAATTTTTCAAAAAATATGCTCTATTTATATTAGTCTTTTATGTATTTAGTTTGAGTTATTTTATCTATATTAGAGTATATATTGATGATATAAATAAATATCTACAGCAGGAAAAGGAAATCAAAATTATTTTAACCATTCCTTTTTTTATATTGATTTTAGGATGGTTTTTTCAGCAATGGAAATGGATGAAAACATTAGAATCAAAAAAAACAAAAGCAGAATTGGCACTCCTAAAAAGCCAAATAAATCCACATTTTTTTTTTAATACTTTAAATAATCTATATGGATTAACAGTAGAAAAATCTGATGAAGCTCCAAGTGTTGTTTTAAAATTATCAGATATGATGCGTTATACTATTTATATGGGAAAAGAAGATTTAGTACCTTTGAAAGATGAGGTTGAATATTTAAATAATTATATTGAATTACATAAAATTAGATACCATAAGAGTGTAGATATACAATTTACCTATTCCAATATATTCAATTATGAAATTGCACCTTTATTGTATATAATCGCAGTTGAAAATGCATTTAAACATGGTGTTGAAAAATCAACTGAAAGAGCGTTTATTCATATTACTATTTCTACAGAAAATGGAATCATTCATTTTGAAATAAAAAACAATTTTGAAGAATTATATACTAAATTTAATCCAGGAATTGGGTTGAGTAATTTAAAACAACGGTTACAATTATTATATCCGAAAAAGCATCAGCTAACCATTGATAGTAGTGGTTTAGTATATAAATTAACTCTTAAAATAGACACTCTATGA
- a CDS encoding T9SS type A sorting domain-containing protein, which translates to MKKTLTLLFLISLSSVFGQEGFVLSGGDATGSGGSVSYSYGLVFYETVNGTNGELSQGVQQSIEIYSLSTPSNSVAINLAMYPNPAVSQVTLDLNFTQFQDVMKYELFNVNGKLLKTGTIVSNQTNIDLDILPKATYVLNVITSNKLLKSFKLIKK; encoded by the coding sequence ATGAAAAAAACTTTGACATTATTATTTTTAATCTCGTTGTCCTCAGTTTTCGGCCAAGAAGGATTTGTTCTTTCTGGAGGAGATGCAACAGGCTCCGGTGGCTCTGTTAGCTATTCTTACGGGCTAGTCTTTTATGAGACTGTTAATGGGACAAATGGAGAGCTATCTCAAGGAGTGCAACAATCAATAGAGATTTACTCGTTATCAACACCGAGTAATTCAGTTGCTATTAACTTAGCTATGTACCCTAATCCTGCAGTTTCTCAAGTAACGCTGGATTTGAATTTTACTCAGTTTCAAGATGTAATGAAATATGAGCTATTTAACGTGAATGGAAAACTACTTAAAACAGGAACAATTGTATCAAATCAAACAAATATTGATCTTGATATATTGCCAAAAGCAACTTATGTTCTAAATGTTATTACATCAAATAAATTACTAAAATCATTTAAACTTATTAAAAAATAA
- the creD gene encoding cell envelope integrity protein CreD: MENPIQNQNPTPNPKSAFLQSNTAKMIMVGVLTLFLLIPLNLVQNLIRERSERKNETTLNVNQTWGSQIHFYGPILQIPYKTYTETVIVDAITKEKTTQKKAIIQQAFFFPDDLHNTTTIEKVDDINRGLYNPIVFKANMKFNGSFQNINFNKLNINTEDVLWDKASIIIKTTNLKSIKSDLKIGVNETYYSLESKTNEDDYFGTLETDAFTYNPGQKMDFNFNMNYNGSNSVQFIPIGKTTTTNINANWNSPNFIGSFAANNSTKKITNQGFHADWKILHINRPFSQQYTNKIPKLTNYSYGVKLIETVDEYQQNERASKYGFLVIGLTFLIFFLIQTISKKSIHIFQYTMIGLALIMFYTLLISITEHSSFTIAYAVAASAVIIMLLLYSISVLKEKKFPLLIGASLTVLYSFIFVIIQLENYALLVGSIGLFLILGAVMYFSRKIDWGNN; encoded by the coding sequence ATGGAAAATCCTATTCAAAATCAAAACCCAACACCAAACCCAAAATCAGCTTTTCTACAAAGCAATACAGCCAAAATGATTATGGTTGGTGTGTTAACGCTATTCTTATTAATCCCTTTAAACCTAGTTCAAAATCTAATTCGAGAACGTTCGGAACGCAAGAATGAAACCACACTCAACGTCAACCAAACTTGGGGAAGTCAAATACATTTTTATGGACCAATACTTCAAATTCCCTACAAAACTTATACAGAAACTGTCATTGTCGATGCTATCACAAAAGAAAAAACAACGCAAAAGAAAGCCATTATTCAACAAGCCTTTTTTTTTCCAGATGATTTGCACAATACTACTACCATTGAAAAAGTAGACGATATTAATCGTGGACTATATAATCCTATTGTTTTTAAAGCCAATATGAAATTTAATGGAAGTTTTCAAAACATCAACTTTAATAAATTAAACATCAATACAGAAGATGTACTTTGGGACAAAGCCTCCATTATAATTAAAACCACCAATCTAAAAAGTATCAAAAGCGATTTGAAAATTGGTGTGAATGAAACTTATTACAGTTTAGAATCAAAAACAAACGAAGATGATTATTTTGGCACATTAGAAACAGATGCTTTCACCTATAATCCAGGTCAAAAAATGGACTTCAATTTCAATATGAATTATAACGGAAGTAATAGTGTTCAATTCATTCCCATTGGAAAAACAACCACCACAAATATAAACGCCAATTGGAATTCACCCAACTTCATTGGTAGTTTTGCTGCCAACAATAGTACTAAGAAAATAACCAATCAAGGTTTTCATGCCGATTGGAAAATTCTTCACATAAACCGACCTTTCTCACAACAATACACTAATAAAATACCAAAATTAACCAACTATTCCTATGGTGTAAAACTAATTGAAACAGTAGACGAATACCAACAAAACGAACGCGCTTCAAAATACGGATTCCTAGTAATTGGTCTAACATTTCTAATTTTCTTTCTAATACAAACCATCAGTAAGAAAAGCATCCATATTTTCCAATATACAATGATTGGCCTTGCCTTAATTATGTTCTATACCCTATTAATTTCCATTACAGAACATTCTAGTTTCACTATTGCCTATGCTGTGGCAGCAAGTGCTGTAATCATCATGTTACTACTCTATTCAATTTCGGTATTAAAAGAGAAAAAATTCCCACTATTAATTGGGGCTTCATTAACCGTTTTGTATAGTTTTATCTTTGTAATCATTCAATTAGAAAATTATGCCTTATTGGTAGGAAGTATTGGACTATTCCTAATTTTAGGAGCAGTAATGTATTTCTCACGAAAAATAGATTGGGGAAATAATTAA
- a CDS encoding S41 family peptidase, with protein MRKQIMLFLLVFMSLTNLRAQHKEMTKHEKKEIIKLISKNLLETYIDLDVAKEMTLVINSNLKSNKYKSITNPDSFTKIINQDLQKISKDLHLKLKYDPKKIAKSNLDISEEMKIKKEKMMAMKMAEINYGFSEVKVLNGNIGYLNLRMFADTTYAKDAVTSAMDFLYNTNAVIIDLRENSGGVPSMMQLLSSYFMDVKPVVLSNFHERKTNEKTQLFSLETIDGKRMTNKPLYILTSKKTFSAAEAFTYALKHFDKAIVVGEVTKGGANRTRTINLNSDFSIAVPYIKTIHPITNSNWEGKGVQPNIKTNEKEAFVIAYIEAINKTVSINKNNILNSIGYKLLQEKSIDEAIIVFKENVKLFPEESNSWDSLGEAYFKNQDKENAFISYERALKLNPKSESAKEMIQKIKSLN; from the coding sequence ATGAGAAAACAAATTATGTTATTCCTATTAGTCTTTATGTCTCTGACAAACTTAAGAGCTCAGCACAAAGAAATGACTAAACACGAAAAAAAAGAAATTATTAAATTAATTTCTAAAAACTTATTAGAGACTTATATAGATTTAGATGTTGCAAAAGAAATGACTTTAGTTATAAATTCTAATTTAAAATCTAATAAATACAAATCAATTACAAATCCTGACTCCTTTACTAAAATAATAAATCAAGATTTACAAAAAATAAGTAAAGATTTACATTTAAAGTTAAAGTATGATCCCAAAAAAATAGCTAAAAGTAATCTTGACATTTCAGAAGAAATGAAAATCAAAAAGGAAAAAATGATGGCAATGAAAATGGCAGAAATCAACTATGGATTTTCCGAAGTTAAAGTCTTAAATGGAAATATCGGATATTTAAATTTACGCATGTTTGCAGATACAACTTATGCAAAAGACGCAGTAACATCTGCAATGGACTTTTTATACAATACTAATGCTGTTATTATAGATTTAAGAGAAAATAGCGGAGGAGTTCCAAGTATGATGCAACTATTATCTAGCTATTTTATGGATGTAAAACCAGTAGTATTGAGTAATTTTCATGAACGTAAAACGAATGAAAAAACGCAATTATTTTCACTAGAAACTATTGATGGTAAAAGAATGACAAATAAACCATTATATATTTTAACAAGCAAGAAAACATTTTCTGCTGCAGAGGCTTTTACATATGCATTAAAACATTTTGACAAAGCAATTGTGGTGGGTGAAGTTACAAAAGGAGGAGCAAATAGAACTAGGACAATTAACTTAAATAGTGACTTTTCAATAGCTGTACCATACATTAAAACAATACACCCAATTACGAATTCAAATTGGGAAGGTAAAGGTGTACAACCTAACATTAAAACCAATGAAAAAGAGGCTTTTGTAATAGCTTATATAGAAGCAATAAATAAAACTGTTTCAATAAATAAAAATAATATTTTAAACAGTATTGGATATAAATTACTACAAGAAAAATCAATTGATGAAGCAATTATTGTATTTAAAGAAAATGTCAAATTGTTTCCAGAGGAATCTAATTCTTGGGATAGCTTAGGAGAAGCTTATTTTAAGAATCAAGACAAAGAAAACGCATTCATATCTTATGAGAGAGCTCTAAAATTAAATCCAAAATCAGAGTCCGCAAAAGAAATGATTCAAAAAATTAAAAGTTTAAATTAA
- a CDS encoding Coq4 family protein has translation MKTTIKERIIAYLYTVAKIPYQYFFKNHKPWEINIQSLLEHQTNTLGYQLGHFFKINQFEIQESLEEHDVLHVLANIGTTVKDELYLQFYLLGNGKKSLFLLLVITTGILFYQSEYKNFYKQYKRGQKAHRFYDSDFQKMLSLPVSEIKQTFNIQ, from the coding sequence ATGAAAACAACAATTAAAGAACGAATAATAGCCTACTTGTATACAGTAGCGAAAATTCCTTATCAATATTTTTTCAAAAATCATAAACCATGGGAAATAAACATCCAATCGTTGTTAGAACACCAAACAAACACGCTTGGGTATCAATTAGGTCACTTCTTTAAGATCAATCAATTTGAAATTCAAGAAAGCCTTGAAGAACATGATGTTTTACACGTGCTTGCCAATATTGGTACTACGGTTAAAGACGAACTCTATTTGCAATTCTATCTTTTAGGCAACGGAAAAAAAAGCCTCTTTTTATTATTGGTAATTACAACAGGTATACTTTTCTACCAATCGGAATATAAGAACTTTTACAAGCAATACAAAAGAGGACAAAAAGCACATCGTTTTTATGATTCAGACTTTCAAAAAATGTTAAGCCTTCCAGTTTCAGAAATTAAACAAACTTTTAATATACAATAA
- a CDS encoding WD40 repeat domain-containing protein, protein MKKRNIVLLLSLFVILYFVYSQLFNQPKLVEGNFIKLKETFYHHSGDVWEVKFAPNDTLMVSGGIDKNTKIWNRITGEVVHNLPHETGSPSVDFNSNGNLVATGAYDGKVRLWNVKSGKLVKVLEGNEGVIWSVNFSPNGELIAAGSDDDKVTIWDVNTGRIRNEFKEATHNIWEVVFNPTGNYLAASGSDNAIRIYDVQLGKLIKTIVGHSMVPLAMAFSPNGKLLASAGDDKSIKIWDTKTWKLVHTLKGENEAIHSVVFIGNDMVLAGGTDKKPLGELLEYHFGFTGFTKPIVATLWDISKETILQTITEHTDDIGLGMDISSDNKLIATPSKDKTVKTWSFN, encoded by the coding sequence ATGAAAAAAAGAAATATTGTACTATTATTATCCTTATTTGTAATTCTATATTTTGTGTATTCACAATTATTTAACCAACCAAAGTTAGTTGAAGGAAACTTTATTAAATTAAAGGAAACATTTTATCATCACTCAGGTGATGTTTGGGAAGTAAAGTTTGCACCAAATGATACATTAATGGTAAGTGGGGGTATTGACAAAAATACTAAAATTTGGAATAGAATTACAGGAGAAGTAGTACATAATTTACCTCATGAAACAGGATCTCCATCTGTAGATTTTAACTCAAATGGAAATCTTGTAGCCACTGGTGCATATGATGGAAAAGTAAGACTTTGGAACGTGAAATCTGGTAAACTTGTTAAAGTATTAGAAGGCAACGAGGGTGTTATTTGGTCTGTAAATTTTAGTCCAAATGGAGAATTAATTGCTGCAGGCAGTGACGACGACAAAGTAACTATATGGGACGTAAATACTGGAAGAATCAGGAATGAATTTAAAGAGGCAACCCACAATATTTGGGAAGTAGTTTTCAATCCAACTGGGAACTATTTAGCAGCTTCTGGTAGTGATAATGCAATTAGAATTTATGACGTGCAATTGGGCAAATTAATAAAAACTATTGTAGGACATTCAATGGTGCCTTTAGCAATGGCCTTTAGTCCAAACGGAAAATTACTAGCAAGTGCTGGTGATGATAAATCCATTAAAATATGGGATACTAAAACATGGAAATTAGTACACACTTTAAAGGGAGAAAACGAAGCGATTCATTCAGTTGTTTTTATTGGTAATGATATGGTTTTAGCTGGCGGAACAGATAAAAAACCGCTTGGAGAATTATTAGAATATCATTTTGGTTTCACTGGATTCACAAAACCAATTGTAGCAACACTTTGGGACATAAGTAAGGAAACAATTCTACAAACAATAACCGAGCATACAGATGATATAGGTTTAGGAATGGACATAAGCTCTGACAATAAATTAATAGCTACACCAAGTAAGGATAAAACAGTAAAAACTTGGAGTTTCAATTAA
- a CDS encoding NAD(P)-dependent oxidoreductase, with protein sequence MKFGIIKERKNPPDRRVVFSPEELLNFKTKYTDAEIVVESSDIRVFNDNAYKEKGFEVVQNMEDCDVLFGVKEVPMDALIPNKKYFFFSHTVKKQPYNRNLLKTILEKNIELFDHETIVDANNSRLIGFGRYAGIVGAYNGIRAFGMKYELFNLAKAETLADQKMLIERLKRNQLPNVKIVLTGNGKVAHGAKEMLDAMKIKQVSPENYLSKSYTDAVYTFIDVLDYNKRKDGEVLGKRDFYNNPSDYESDFEKFSNVSDMFIAGHFYGNGAPVILSKEMLSSPKCKLKVVADVSCDIDGPIACTLKASTIAEPIFAYLPSEHKEVALTHPAAIWVMSVDNLPCELPKDASEGFGDMFLKHVIPAFFNDDADGILERARITENGKLTPRFAYLQDYVDGKE encoded by the coding sequence ATGAAATTCGGAATTATAAAAGAACGCAAGAATCCACCCGATAGACGTGTTGTGTTTTCTCCTGAAGAATTGTTAAATTTTAAGACCAAATATACTGATGCTGAAATAGTTGTTGAATCTTCGGATATTAGAGTTTTTAATGATAATGCGTATAAAGAAAAAGGGTTCGAGGTTGTTCAAAATATGGAGGACTGTGATGTATTGTTTGGGGTAAAGGAAGTCCCAATGGATGCCTTAATTCCTAATAAAAAATATTTTTTCTTTTCTCATACTGTAAAAAAACAACCTTATAATAGAAATTTACTAAAAACAATACTTGAAAAGAACATTGAATTGTTTGATCATGAAACAATTGTTGATGCGAATAATTCTCGATTAATTGGTTTTGGACGTTATGCAGGAATCGTTGGTGCTTATAACGGAATTCGTGCATTTGGAATGAAATATGAACTTTTTAATTTAGCTAAAGCTGAAACTTTGGCTGATCAAAAAATGTTGATTGAACGATTGAAAAGGAATCAATTGCCAAATGTCAAAATAGTTTTGACAGGTAATGGAAAAGTAGCTCATGGTGCTAAAGAAATGCTTGATGCTATGAAAATTAAGCAAGTATCTCCTGAGAATTACTTATCAAAGTCATATACAGATGCTGTTTATACTTTTATTGATGTTTTGGATTATAACAAAAGGAAAGACGGAGAAGTTTTAGGAAAAAGGGATTTTTATAATAACCCGAGTGACTATGAGTCTGATTTTGAAAAGTTTTCAAATGTTTCTGATATGTTTATAGCAGGTCACTTTTATGGTAATGGAGCACCCGTTATTTTATCGAAAGAAATGCTAAGCTCTCCAAAATGTAAATTGAAGGTAGTTGCTGATGTATCTTGTGATATTGATGGACCCATTGCTTGTACACTTAAGGCAAGTACTATTGCAGAGCCTATTTTTGCTTATTTACCTAGTGAACATAAAGAAGTAGCATTAACGCACCCTGCAGCTATTTGGGTAATGTCTGTAGATAATTTACCTTGTGAATTGCCAAAAGATGCAAGTGAAGGTTTTGGAGATATGTTTTTGAAACATGTGATTCCTGCTTTTTTTAATGATGATGCAGATGGTATTTTGGAAAGAGCTAGAATAACTGAAAATGGTAAATTGACTCCTCGTTTTGCATACTTACAAGATTATGTGGATGGAAAAGAATAA
- a CDS encoding collagen-like domain-containing protein has translation MKNRILLFAFLLIGMVTYSQSPDGFTYQAVIRDAGDAIVTSSPIGMKISILQTSASGTAVYEETQTPTSNANGLVTLTVGSGTVVSGSLATIDWSAGPYFIKTETDPTGGTSYSISGTSQMMSVPFALYAANSTPGPQGPAGLDGADGLDGATGPMGPQGPAGLDGADGLDGATGPQGPQGPAGLDGADGLDGATGPMGPQGPAGLDGADGLDGATGPQGPQGPAGLDGADGLDGATGPMGPQGPAGLDGADGLDGATGPQGPAGLDGADGLDGATGPMGPQGPAGLDGADGLDGATGPQGPQGPAGTYTAGTGIDITGSVISATGSGAMPEYAYANIGNASVLGAQTLTAVAPAGTYVNGVVMNGSSITLHANKMYEVSVAFYIYNATGGHTFRLKDATNNQYLATELYFGQGGSDISYNISTTSCLIKPTTDINLELEKTQGTDVNLIGKIIVKEIK, from the coding sequence ATGAAAAATAGAATTCTACTTTTTGCATTTTTATTAATAGGTATGGTTACCTATTCACAATCGCCAGATGGATTTACTTATCAAGCAGTAATCAGAGATGCTGGAGATGCTATAGTTACTAGTTCGCCAATTGGAATGAAAATTAGCATATTACAAACAAGCGCTAGTGGAACAGCTGTTTATGAAGAAACACAGACACCAACATCTAATGCAAATGGATTAGTAACGTTGACTGTTGGCTCAGGAACAGTGGTATCAGGTTCATTAGCAACAATAGACTGGTCAGCAGGGCCTTACTTTATTAAAACAGAAACAGATCCTACAGGAGGAACGAGTTACTCGATATCTGGTACAAGCCAGATGATGAGTGTTCCTTTTGCACTCTATGCAGCAAATTCAACACCAGGTCCACAAGGACCAGCTGGATTAGATGGCGCTGACGGTTTAGATGGTGCAACTGGACCAATGGGACCACAAGGGCCTGCTGGATTAGATGGTGCTGATGGTTTAGATGGTGCAACTGGGCCACAAGGGCCACAAGGACCAGCTGGATTAGATGGCGCTGACGGTTTAGATGGTGCAACTGGACCAATGGGACCACAAGGGCCTGCTGGATTAGATGGTGCTGATGGTTTAGATGGTGCAACTGGACCACAAGGGCCACAAGGACCAGCTGGATTAGATGGCGCTGACGGTTTAGATGGTGCAACTGGACCAATGGGACCACAAGGACCAGCTGGATTAGATGGCGCTGACGGTTTAGATGGTGCAACTGGGCCACAAGGACCAGCTGGATTAGATGGTGCTGACGGTTTAGATGGTGCAACTGGACCAATGGGACCACAAGGACCAGCTGGATTAGATGGTGCTGACGGTTTAGATGGTGCAACTGGACCACAAGGGCCACAAGGACCAGCTGGAACTTATACTGCAGGTACAGGTATTGACATAACAGGTAGTGTAATCAGTGCTACAGGTTCAGGAGCAATGCCAGAATATGCATACGCAAACATCGGAAACGCAAGTGTTTTGGGAGCACAAACATTAACAGCAGTCGCTCCAGCAGGAACTTATGTAAATGGTGTTGTAATGAATGGATCATCCATCACATTACATGCAAATAAAATGTATGAAGTTAGTGTAGCTTTTTACATCTACAATGCAACAGGTGGACATACTTTCAGATTGAAAGATGCAACAAACAATCAATATCTTGCAACTGAACTTTATTTTGGACAAGGTGGGTCGGATATTTCATACAACATTTCAACAACAAGCTGCTTGATTAAGCCTACAACGGACATCAATTTGGAACTTGAAAAAACACAAGGAACTGATGTGAATTTAATTGGTAAAATTATAGTAAAAGAAATAAAATAA
- a CDS encoding LytR/AlgR family response regulator transcription factor codes for MISYLIVDDEPIAHRIIEKYCSMLPHLEKKGNCYNAFEAMQFLNENEVNLLFLDINMPKLSGFEFIKTISNPPKIIVTTAYKEFALEGYELNISDYLLKPFSFERFVKAINKTINTVKEKDTLLGFTKPIIESLGTSFFLKGDKKHTQVHLKDLLFIEAYGHYTKVYLKNEMIVSHEKISSFEKLLPDSQFIRTHKSFIVSKSEINHIEGNRIIIQNHKIPIGQTYKVNVNKLF; via the coding sequence ATGATATCTTACTTAATTGTTGATGATGAGCCAATTGCTCATCGTATTATTGAAAAATATTGTAGTATGTTGCCTCATTTAGAAAAAAAAGGTAATTGCTACAATGCTTTTGAAGCTATGCAATTTTTAAATGAAAATGAAGTCAACTTATTGTTTTTAGATATAAATATGCCTAAACTATCTGGTTTTGAGTTTATTAAGACGATATCAAACCCACCCAAAATAATTGTAACTACTGCATATAAAGAGTTTGCATTGGAAGGTTATGAGCTTAATATTTCTGATTACTTATTAAAACCTTTTAGTTTTGAACGCTTTGTAAAGGCAATAAATAAGACAATAAATACTGTTAAAGAAAAAGACACTTTACTTGGTTTCACAAAGCCTATTATAGAATCGTTAGGAACGAGTTTTTTTCTTAAAGGAGATAAAAAGCATACTCAAGTTCACTTAAAAGATCTCTTATTTATAGAAGCTTATGGCCATTATACAAAAGTTTATTTAAAAAATGAGATGATTGTAAGTCATGAAAAAATTTCATCATTTGAAAAACTTCTTCCAGACTCTCAATTTATTAGAACACATAAATCGTTTATCGTTTCCAAAAGTGAAATCAATCATATTGAAGGGAATCGAATTATTATTCAAAATCACAAAATACCGATTGGACAAACCTATAAAGTAAATGTTAATAAACTTTTTTAA
- a CDS encoding Arm DNA-binding domain-containing protein, which translates to MKHKMSILFYVKSSKAAKNGLLPIYQRITINGTRIELSISRFVEKSKWNTSAGKLKGNSEES; encoded by the coding sequence ATGAAACACAAAATGTCAATTCTTTTCTACGTGAAAAGTTCTAAAGCAGCCAAAAATGGTTTATTACCCATTTACCAAAGAATAACCATAAATGGAACAAGGATAGAATTAAGTATTTCAAGATTTGTAGAAAAATCAAAATGGAATACTTCAGCAGGCAAATTAAAAGGAAATTCTGAAGAATCCTGA